The following are encoded together in the Romeriopsis navalis LEGE 11480 genome:
- a CDS encoding ShlB/FhaC/HecB family hemolysin secretion/activation protein has protein sequence MKPRILFIPISILLVWQPAVAQTINLPRDRTPSEKTIEVTPPTIPTASPPLPTPPIIRPPTSKPGKDIEFRTTGFIIQGSQIFNQTEIDQLVQTTLCQRQLRRRVLLREQERQTQLQTCLTQAPKIDARSYRFGDVIAIRDAITESYIQKGYITTGAYIPTQEFGPQEPVQINVIEGELESIEIQGNPRLNSGYIRSRIAQAAKPPLNRNRLIQDLQLLRLNPLISQLSATLSSGTQPGKSRLNLSIQEAPTFQSQINLNNRRSPSIGSFERSIQLAENNLLGLGDRLSAGYDNTQGNNRFNIAYQIPITPSNTTLSLDYGSINSSIVEAPANLLDITSRSRYYELSLRHPIQQTPNNAFEIGLTFSHRRSQTFVGLDDVGAFPLSFDADDQGRINVSALRFFQDWTQRSSREVYALRSQFSLGVPSFGATQNQDRADSTFFSWRGQAQYVRVLGDNPDRLLLLRTDLQLSDRPLLSFEQFGIGGSERGRGYRQDTLLADNGIFASAEMRLPIARFKQWNSKLSLTPFIDIGHGWNRNRADPELSTLFSGGFGLRWQTGDRLTATLEYGIPFTRRSDNRRTLQENGLYLSVLWQPF, from the coding sequence ATGAAGCCTCGAATTTTATTCATACCCATCAGCATACTACTCGTCTGGCAACCAGCAGTGGCCCAGACAATCAACCTGCCGCGCGATCGTACCCCCTCAGAAAAGACCATTGAGGTCACACCACCGACGATACCAACCGCATCACCCCCACTCCCAACACCCCCAATTATTCGCCCACCCACCAGCAAACCAGGCAAAGATATTGAATTCCGGACAACCGGGTTTATCATCCAGGGTAGTCAGATCTTTAATCAAACCGAAATCGACCAACTGGTTCAAACCACATTGTGCCAAAGGCAATTACGTCGCCGTGTCTTGCTGAGGGAACAGGAGAGGCAAACTCAATTGCAAACCTGCCTCACGCAAGCACCCAAAATTGATGCCCGCAGCTATCGATTTGGTGATGTCATCGCGATTCGTGATGCGATTACCGAAAGCTATATTCAAAAGGGCTACATCACTACAGGTGCCTACATTCCAACCCAAGAATTTGGCCCTCAAGAACCCGTCCAGATCAATGTCATTGAAGGAGAACTAGAAAGTATCGAAATTCAAGGCAATCCACGTTTAAACAGTGGCTACATCCGCAGTCGCATTGCCCAAGCAGCCAAACCGCCACTTAATCGAAATCGCCTCATCCAAGATCTCCAACTCCTACGACTCAATCCACTTATTAGTCAGCTTTCCGCCACGCTTTCCAGCGGCACACAGCCCGGTAAAAGTCGGCTGAATCTCAGTATCCAAGAAGCACCAACCTTCCAAAGCCAAATCAACCTAAACAATCGTCGATCGCCTAGCATTGGCAGCTTTGAACGTAGTATCCAACTGGCTGAAAACAACCTACTTGGGCTTGGTGATCGCCTCAGTGCTGGCTATGACAACACCCAAGGCAACAACCGCTTTAACATTGCCTATCAAATTCCCATTACCCCCAGCAACACCACCCTCAGCCTTGACTATGGCAGCATCAACAGTAGTATTGTTGAAGCCCCTGCCAATCTCCTTGATATCACATCCAGATCACGTTACTACGAACTCAGCCTCCGACACCCAATCCAACAAACACCGAATAATGCATTCGAGATCGGTCTAACATTCTCCCATCGCCGCAGTCAAACATTTGTCGGTTTAGATGATGTCGGCGCTTTCCCGCTTTCCTTTGATGCCGATGACCAGGGTCGTATCAACGTATCCGCACTGCGATTCTTTCAGGACTGGACACAGCGTAGTAGCCGTGAAGTCTATGCTCTACGCTCTCAATTCAGCCTGGGAGTTCCGAGTTTTGGTGCGACCCAGAACCAAGATCGCGCCGACAGCACATTCTTCTCCTGGCGGGGGCAAGCCCAGTATGTTCGAGTGTTAGGTGATAATCCCGATCGCTTATTATTATTGCGCACTGATTTGCAACTGAGTGATCGCCCCCTCCTATCATTTGAACAGTTTGGGATCGGCGGCAGCGAACGGGGACGTGGCTACCGACAAGATACCCTCCTCGCTGACAATGGGATTTTTGCCAGTGCCGAAATGCGGTTACCGATCGCTCGGTTCAAACAATGGAATAGCAAATTATCTCTCACGCCATTTATCGATATTGGTCATGGTTGGAATCGCAACCGCGCTGATCCTGAACTCAGCACCTTATTTTCTGGTGGATTCGGACTGCGTTGGCAAACCGGTGATCGACTCACCGCCACCTTGGAATACGGCATCCCTTTCACGCGGCGCAGTGACAATCGACGCACATTACAGGAAAACGGTCTATACCTCTCTGTTCTATGGCAACCTTTCTAA